GTTATACCGAAGATAATAAGTGTTTTTATTTAAACATATTAAAATTATTAAATTGGGGATAAATACCTGAAGCCGGTAGGTCGTGCGGGAGAAATGTGGATTACTCTTCCTCGGGTTTGGAGAGACCGAGTTTTTCAACGGCGATCTGGGCCGCGATCTGGCTGGCGTCTTTCTTATTGTAGGCTTTGCCTTCGGCCAGCAGTTTTCCATCCACTACGGCGCCGATGGTAAAAAGGCGGCGACCGTTCTCAAATTTTTCACTGAGGGTTTCAAATTCGAGGTTGTGTCCGTTTTTGTTTGCCCAGCCGTACAACTTGTTTTTGTGGTTGATCTCGAGGGTTTCGAGGTCGTCCATAAAAAAGTGGGGGATGATGATGCGTTCCAGCACCCATATCCTGGTTTTGTTGTAGCCCTTATCGAGGTAAACCGCGCCCACAACGGCTTCCAGCGTATTGCCGAAAATCTGGCTGATCTTTAGAGAGTTATCCAGCTTATTGAAGGCGGTGATCTTTTTCAACCCCATTTTCACGGCAATTTCGTTGAGCTGCTGGCGGTTCACCATTTTGCTCCGCATTTCCGTGAGGAAACCTTCTTCTTTATAGGGATATTTTTTGAAAAGATAATCGGCGATGATGGCGCTGAGAATCGCGTCGCCCAGGTATTCAAGGCGTTCGTTGTTCTGATCGGCGTTGTCGCGAACGGAGCGGTGGGTCAGCGCTGTCTTATAAAGGGAGAGTTTTCCAGGGGTGAACCCGATAACATTCTTTAATTGCGCCTTAAAACCAGTTTCCCCGGTCGATTTCCTGAAGAGTCTGTCGAATAATTCCACAGTGGTCAAGCTACGAATTTTTTTACAATCAGTGAAGCATTGTGTCCGCCGAATCCGAAAGTATTGCTGAGTGCTGCTCTTACGGTTCTTTGTTGTGCTTTCCAGAAAGTAAAATTCAGTTGCTGGTCCAGTTCGGGATCGTCCGTAAAGTGGTTGATGGTGGGAGGAACAATATCGTTTTGTACGCTGAGGATGGAAGCGATGGCTTCTATGGCCCCTGCGGCACCCAGGAGGTGACCCGTCATCGACTTGGTGGAGCTGATGTTCAGGTTATACGCGTGTTCTCCGAATACGTGTTTGATGGCCTTTGTTTCGGCGATATCACCCAGTGGGGTGGAAGTGCCGTGCACATTGATGTAGTCGATGTCTTCCGGTTTCATTCCCGCGTCTGCGAGGGCGGCGAACATGACGTTCTTTGCGCCGAGTCCTTCGGGGTGAGGGGCTGTGAGGTGGTGCGCGTCGGCGGTTGCGCCGCCTCCGGCGATCTCACAATAAATTTTGGCGCCTCTTTTCAGCGCGTGTTCCAGTTCTTCCAGGATCAGCACACCTGCGCCTTCACCCATTACAAAACCATCGCGTTCCTTATCGAAGGGGCGGCTGGCTGTTTTGGGGTCGTCGTTTCTTTCGCTGAGCGCTTTCATGGCGTTAAACCCACCCACACCTGCTTCACTGATTACACTTTCAGAACCGCCGGAAATAATGATATCGGCTTTTCCGAGACGGATGTAATTGAAGGCGTCGAGGATGGCGTTGGTAGAAGAGGCACAGGCGGAAACAACGGAGAAGTTTGGTCCTCTGAAACCGTGGCGCATGGAAATATGCCCGGCTGCGATATCGAGGATCATCTTTGGAATAAAGAAAGGATTGAAGCGGGGAGTACCGTCACCTTTCGCGAAATTGGTCACCTCTTCCTGGAAAGTAATCAATCCGCCGATCCCACTGCCATAGATCACACCTACGCGGTCGGGATTAACGGATTCTTTGGAGATGCCTGCATCGGCTACCGCTTCATCGCTGGCCACGAGGGCCGTTTGGGTGAAACGGTCGAGTTTGCGGGCTTCTTTTTTGTCCAGATAATTGGTGGCTTCAAAGTTCTTCAGTTCGCACGCGAAACGTGTTTTGAACTTGCTGCTGTCAAAGAGGGTAATGAAATCGGCGCCAGGTACGCCATTGATCAACCCGTTCCAAGATTCAGAAACAGAATTACCCAATGGAGTGAGGGCACCGATTCCAGTTACTACAACTCTTTTTAATTCCATATTATCCTTTCTGGATGTTACTTTCAGATGGAGGGAAATTACTTCGCGTGCTCTTCGAGGTACGCTACTGCCTGTCCTACAGTGGTGATGGTCTCAGCTTGTTCATCAGGAATAGAGATGTTGAATTCCTTCTCAAATTCCATGATCAGTTCCACGGTGTCGAGTGAATCAGCACCTAAGTCGTTCGTAAAAGAAGCTTCGTTGGTTACTTCAGCTTCATCAACGCCTAATTTGTCGACAATGATTTTCTTCACTCTTGTTGCGATGTCTGACATTTTTGTAAGATTTAATTATGGGTGCAAAAATAGAATTTTTGAGCAAATTGCAATCAATCACAGATTTTTGTTAAAAAACTTCTTCATGGCACTGAAACTCATCGAGCACGGTTCCCCGGAATATAAGCAAATGGTGGACCTCCGTTACCAGGTATTGCGTCAACCGCTGGGTTTGTCATTCGACGACGTCCAACTCGCGGCGGAAAAGGAAGATATACTCATCGGGGCATTTGATGAAGAGGACCTGCTCGCCTGTTGTGTACTCACAAAAGAAGACAGTGATACGGTTCGGTTAAGGCAGATGGCGGTACAGAATAACCTGCAGGGCAAGGGAATAGGCGCCACCCTGATGAACTTCGCTGAAAATATCGCGCGCGACAGAGGTTTTACCCGGCTCACCATGCACGCGCGCAAAACCGCGGTAGGCTTTTATGAGAAACTGGGTTACAATGTTTGCAGCGACGAATTCCTGGAAGTGACTATCCCGCATTATGTAATGGAGAAATCCCTGCTTCAGTTCTGATCTTTTACACGGAGAAGTTGTTGCAGAACATTCGTCCTACCTGCTTTTCTGTGAAATCTACCTTTTGCGCACCGGATTATTACCGGAACTTTATCCGCTTTTTAGTTGTTTCTAATCTATAATACAGCACATGAGCATCGGAAAAATTCTCCGTATCGTATTGATTCTTGCCATATTGGGGGTAATTACCTGGCTGGTGGTAGAGAAAGTTTCCCGCACCGAAAAGGCCGCTGAAAAGAATGCCCCTGCAAAAAGTTCCGGCGCTTTCCTGGCCGATGGTTTCGTGGTGGCCACTTCTTCCATCAATAATTCCGTGGATGCGGCAGGTACACTTGCCAGCAACGAAATGATAGAACTCAAATCCGAGATCACGGGCCGGGTAACAGGTATATTTTTTAAAGAAGGCGCCCAGGTAAAAAAGGGTGATCTGCTGGTGAAACTATATGATGAAGATATCCGGGCACAGATCAAAAAACTGGAATACCAGAAGAGTTTAGCCGAAAAAACGCTTGAAAGGCAGAAAGAATTGCTGAAAATAAGTGGTATAAGTCAGCAGGAAGTAGATATCTCCGCCAATCAGGTAGATATATATAATGCTGATGTGTTGTACCAGAAGGCGCTTTTGCAACGCACGGAACTGCGTGCACCGTTCAGCGGCATCATCGGAATCCGCAACATCAGCGAGGGGGCGATCATCGCGCCCACCACTGTAATCGCTACTTTATTGCAGAACAATCCCCTTAAAATAGATTTCACCATCCCCGAAAAGTACCGCCCCGTCATCAATACCAAAGATTATATAGAGTTTACCGTAGCCGGCGATACCAACCGCTATCGTGGTAATATATATGTAATCGATCCACAGATCGACCTCACCACCCGCACGGTGAAGATCAGGGCCCTGGCCTCCAATCCTTCCGGAAAGCTTTCTCCAGGCACGTTCGCCAGCATCAAACTTGTTTTACGCAATACCCCGGATGCCCTTATGATTCCCTCCCAGGCGGTGATTCCCGGCTCCCGCGATAAAAAAGTAATTGTGTCTGAAAACGGTCAAACCAGGTTCGTGACCGTGGAAACCGGCTTGCGTACCGAACAGGAAGTACAGATCACTTCCGGTCTGCAACCGGGCGATACCATCCTCATCAGTGGCATGATGCAGGCGAAACCCGGCATGCCCGTGAAGTTCACCAACCTGAAAAAACCAGCCTGATAATATATGAGTTTACCATCCCTCTCGTTAAAAAGGCCGGTTTTCGCCATCGTGATGAACATCATCATCGTACTGTTCGGTGTGGTGGGCTTTACTTTCCTTGGCGTCCGCGATTTCCCTGCCATCGATCCACCCATTGTGAACGTGCGCACTTCCTACCCCGGTGCCAATTCGGATATCATTGAAACACAGATCACCGAACCGCTGGAGAAATCCATCAACGGCATCGCCGGTATCAAAAATATCTCTTCCAGCTCCAGCCAGGGTTCCAGCAATATCACGGTAGAATTCGACCTGGGTATCGACCTGGAAGCCGCCGCCAACGACGTGCGCGACAAGGTTTCCCAGGCACAACGCAGTTTGCCCCCGGATATCGACGCGCCGCCCGTGGTTTCCAAAGAAGACGCGAACTCCGACGCCATCCTCGCCATGACCGTGCAGAGTAATGTCCGGAACCAGTTGGAAATCACGGAATATGCGAGTAATGTACTCGTAGAGAAATTACAAACCATTCCCGGCGTGAGTTCCATCCGTATATGGGGCGAAAAGCGTTACGCCATGCGGCTTTGGATGGATCCGGTAAAGCTCTCAGCGTATAGTCTTACACCAAGTGATGTGCAAGCCGCGCTGCAACAACAGAACGTGGAACTTCCCGGTGGGAAGATCGCGGGTAACGCCACGGAGCTTACCGTACGCACCTTCGGGAGACTTAATACAGAAGACGATTTCAACAACCTGATCCTTAAAAATGAAAACGGCAGCACCATCCGATTCCGTGATATCGGGCAGGCTATACTTGGTCCGGAGAATGAGGAAACCATTCTGAAAGAATCGGGTGTACCCATGGTGGCGCTGGCGTTAACGCCGCAGCCGGGTTCCAACTATGTAGCCATTACCGATGAATTTTACAAACGATACGACCAGCTCAAAAAAGACCTTCCCGAAGACATCATCACCAATGTAGCCTTTGACAATACGCGTTTTATCCGCAAATCGATACTCGAAGTGGAAGAAACGCTCATCATCGCGCTGGTGCTGGTGATCCTGATCATCTACCTTTTCTTCCGCGACTGGCTCATGGCCTTCCGCCCATTGGTAGACATTCCCGTTTCGCTGATCGCGGCGTTCTTTATCATGTATTTGTGCGGGTTCACCATTAATATCCTTACGTTACTGGCCATTGTACTGGCAACAGGACTGGTGGTGGATGACGGCATCGTGGTAACAGAAAACATTTACAAAAAAATTGAAGCGGGCATGCCACGGATGCGCGCCGCCAAAGAAGGTTCTGAAGAAATATTCTTCGCGGTCATCGCCACGTCCATCACGCTGGCTTTTGTGTTCCTGCCCATAGTTTTCCTGGAGGGCTTCGTAGGAAGCCTGTTCCGTGAATTCGCCATCGTGGTAGCGGGTGCGGTATTGGTTTCCGCCTTTGTATCGCTTACGTTAACACCTGTATTGAACGTGAAACTGGGGAAGAAAACGCACACCCATTCCTGGTTCTACCGCAAAACGGAACCTTTCTTTACAGGTATGGAAACGGGTTACCAACGTTCCCTGGAAAAATTCATGAAAATCAGGTGGACCGCTATGCTGATTATCCTGGGTTGTGTGGCGCTCATCTTTTTCGCCTTCCGTTCCCTGCAATCGGAACTGGCGCCCCTGGAGGACCGTAGCCAGTTCAGGCTTTCCTTCTCCGCGCCGGAAGGTACCGCATACGATTATATGGCCGCGTACATGGATGAAGTGGTTGATTTCATTATTGATTCCGTTCCTGAAAAAAAGGCCCTCATCACCGTTACTTCCCCTGGATTCAGTGGTGCGGGCGCCGTAAACAGTGGCTTCGCGAATATCGTTTTGAACGAACCCAATGAGCGGACACGCTCACAAAAGGATATCGTGAACATGGTGAACCGCAACATGAAGAATTTCCCGCAGGGAAAAGTGTTCGCCACCGAGCAGCAGACCATCCAGGTGGGAAGAAGGGGAGGGTTACCCGTTTCCTTCGTATTGCAGCACATCAACTTTGATAGTCTTTCCGCGGTTTTGCCGCGTTTCCTCGACGAAGCCGGCCAGAACCCCGTTTTCGCGAACGTGGATGTGGACCTGAAATTCAATAAACCAGAACTCCGTATTGAGATCAATCGTGCAAAAGCAAGTGAACTCGGAGTTTCTGTAGATGATATCTCTCAAACCCTGCAACTGGCGCTCAGTAACCTGCGCTATGGTTATTTCGTCCGCAACGGAAAGCAGTACCAGGTGATGGGGCAGGTATTCCGGGCCAACCGCGATAAACCCGCCGATCTCCAGAATATTTATGTAAGAAATAGTCGGGGCGAAGCCATTCAACTCGATAACCTCGTTACTATTGAAGAGAAGACGAGTCCGCCTGTGATCTACCACTTCAACCGGTACAAATCCGCCACCGTTTCAGCGAGCCTGGCACCGGGCAAAACAATTGGCGACGGGGTGGACGCGATGTACGGGATAGTGGACAAACTGAAAAAGGAAGGCGTGATGGACGATTCATTCAATACCGCGCTATCCGGTTCTTCCCGCGATTTCGCTGAAAGCGGCTCCAATACATCCTTTGCCCTGCTCCTTGCCCTGGCACTGATTTACCTGGTACTGGCCGCACAGTTCGAAAGCTGGATCGACCCGCTCACCATCATGCTTACCGTACCGCTGGCATTTGCCGGAGCGTTGTTCTCCCTGTGGATATTCGACCAAACCTGGAACATCTTCTCCCAGATCGGGGTGATCATGCTGATCGGGCTGGTCACGAAAAACGGTATCCTCATCGTGGAATTCGCGAACCAAAAGCGCGACGAAGGATTGAGCAAGTCGGAAGCCGCAATTGTAGCATCTTCCATGCGTTTGCGGCCCATCCTCATGACCAGCCTGGCCATGGCGTTGGGCGCTTTACCCATCGCCCTGTCGCTCGGCGCGGCTTCTACCAGCCGTATCCCGCTTGGAATTGTAATTGTGGGTGGCATCATGTTCTCGCTGGTACTCACTTTGTACGTGATCCCAGCGATGTATTCTTATTTGTCAAGAAGAAAAAAATCGAAGGACGCGGATGAACTGGTAGACGAAGAAGCCAGCATTTCCGTGGCCCAGGTATAAAAAGCATCAGCATGAAGCAATATTTGCTCCGATCTATACTGCTCACCACATTGGGTTTTCTGGCAACCGGTATTTCCGCGCAAAACCTGCTTACGCCGGAAGACGCCATTGCTGCCGCGTTGGAGAAAAACTACGATATAAAACTGGTGCGGAACGATTCAGCTTCCTTCGCCGTGGATTACCAGTATTCCTATGCCGGCTTCCTACCCCGCATCAACGGTACGGCTTCAAAAACCTGGAACGTGAACCGGCAGAAGCAGGAACTGAGCAATGGCACCAAACGCGATACCAGCGGCATTCAATCCAACAACCTATCTGCCTCTATCGGAATGAACTGGACCCTGTTCGATGGCCTTAAAATGTTCGCCACGCGCGAAAGACTGAAACAATTCCAGGCACTGGGCGAATTAACGGTGAAGAACCAGGTGGTGAATACGGTGGCCGATGTGCTCGTGAACTATTACAATATTGTTCGCCAGAAGCAACAACTGCGCGCCATCGAAGAGCAGATGTCGATCAACGAAGAGCGTGTGAAAATCGCCGATCAGAAGATATTTTCGGGGCTGGGTTCCAAACCCGAACTGCTCCAGGCGAAAGTGGACCTGAACGCCCAAAAAGCTTCCAGGCTGGAACAATTAACGTTAATAGGGCAACTCCGCGACCAGCTCAACCAACTGATAGGCCTGAATGTGGGAGAAGTGTACGAAGTACTTGATTCTATTCCCATCAACAGCGGGTTAAGTCTGGGAGAAATCACGCAGAACCTGGACCAGACCAACCCCGCACTTCTGCTGACCAAAAAGAACATAGATATCGCCGGGCTGGTATTGAAGGAAAGACGGGCGGAACTTTGGCCCACACTGAGTTTAAATACATCGTATAACCTTTCACGTAATGTGAACAAAGCGGTGATCAACACCTTTACGCCGTTGTTCAACCAGAACCTGGGTTTCAATTACGGCTTCGGTTTATCGGTCCCCATTCTCAACGGATTCAATACAAGAAGACTCATTAAACAGGCTGAACTGGACATCGCTTACCAGGAAACCTTCTACGACAACCAGCGTTCACTCATCAACGTGGCCATCAGCAATGCTTTCAAGGATTATGTATTGCAGAAGGACCTGCTGGCGCTGGAAGAAGAGAACATTCAACTGGCGAAAGAAAATGTGGTGATCGCGCTGGCGCGCTTCAAGCAGGGACTGTTCACCAACCTGGAACTGCGTGAAGCGCAAATCAGTCTGGAACAGGGCTACAACAGGTTGATCGCCGCACGGTACAATACCAAACTTGCTGAAACCGAGTTGCTCCGGCAGAAGGGAGAACTCATCATCACCCGCTGATCAGCCTTTTCTTACCCGTTCGCTGATGAATTTTCTCACCTCAATGGTGCTGGGATCGCCCTGCATCGCATCTTTCGGTACGAGGAAAAAAGATTTCGCATCGAAGTAGAGGTGAAAGAAATAAGGACTTTCCATGTAATAACTGATCTGTTTCCAGTTCCAGGAACGTTCACCCATTTGTGTACGCAACACAATATGTTCATCCCGGAAACTCATCGAGAAATGATCTTTGAAGGTGTGTGATTTTTTGTAGATGCTGCCGGGAAGAATGCGCCATATCACCAGCATCAGCGCGAACCACAGCAAAGAAAATATCAGGAAGGAGATGGTTTGAATGTATTTGAGGTAGAAGAATACGGCAGAAGTAAGCGCGAACAGGTTAATAATAATCACAAGTATCTTTAATTCGGGCCTGTTCAGGAAATGATAGCGTAATGCCTGTATCACCTGTTTTTTATCGTAACCGAACTGAATGGTCATGGAGCCTTTTTTGATGAATGTTGGCAAAGGTATTGAATGAAATAAAAAGTCCACCTGCTTTTCGCAAATGGACCTTTTTTCCCTGAACCGTCCTATGTAATATTTTGTGATTTCTTAAAGGCTGATTGTTATGAGTGCAAAGATATCGGCGTCGAATTATAAGTGCAATACTACGAAGTGGTATATTTTTCTACAATACCCTGTTTAGGGGATTTTCCCGTAAAGCGTAAGTATTTTCGCGGTGATTTGATAAAAGAATTAAATAGTAGAACCAACTTTTTAAAAAAATAAAAAACGGAATTGATTTAGCGCAATAGTGCTTAATTTTCAGGTTTACCTTGAAACCTTTGTGATGAAAAAGACCCTTGTTTGTACATTGATCCTTATGGCCTTTTCTTTTTATGTTGCCGCCCAAACACAATCTGCGGGCTGGCTCGCAACCTTCAACACCATTAAGACCGGTAAAAAAACAAGCATTCACTACGATATGCAGTTCCGTTCCTCCGGTCAATGGAAGCAGATGCAGACCATGTTGTTCCGGCCCGGTCTTAACTATCATTTCCGCAAGAACATGACCGCTACCGTGGGTTATGCTTTGATAGAAAACAGGAGGAACATTACCGGTGTTTCCGGCTACGCACCTGAACACAGGATATGGGAGCAGTTTATTGTAACGCATCCCGTGGTAAGCGCGGCAGTACAGCACCGTTTCCGGCTGGAGCAGCGGTTTATTGGCCAGCCTGTGGTGGATGGTTCCGGTTTAAAGACCGACGACTACAATACAGCCAACAGGCTCCGGTATTTTTTCCGTTCCGTGATTCCTTTGCAACAAACGAAAACATTTGAAAAGGGATGGTTCGCTGCCGTTCAAAATGAATTTTTTGGCAATATTGGAGAGAAATCCAATGTAAATGGCAAGTTTTTTGACCAGAACAGGCTTTACCTGGCCGGCGGCTATCGCATTAGTAAAAAGATTGATATAGAAGCTGGTTATCTGAACCAATATGTGAACGGGCGCGGTTCGAACTTTACGAATACGCATGTGGCGCAACTGGCGCTTTATACAAGACTTTGATAATTATGCAGATAAAAGCCAGGATTTTTTCGCATTTTTGCAAGCATACCAACGTTTAATAACGGATGAAGCCACAGATCTATCAATCACTTACGGAAAAGAAACAACGCGCACTGAAATCCTTCGGTGTGCTGATCGATCCCGATAAAGTGGATATGCCCGCGATAGATCAACTCACCCGGCTGGCCAACGAAGCCGGGGTGGACTACCTGCTGGTGGGCGGCAGCCTGGTGGTATCCCAGCACCTTGATGAATGTATTCTTCAGATCCGACAGCAATCGGATATCCCGGTGATCCTTTTCCCGGGAAGTCCTTCCCAGATCAGTAAGCACGCGGATGCGCTCTTGTACTTATCACTTATTTCCGGCAGAAACCCGGAGTTGCTGATTGGTCAGCATGTGATTTCTGCCCCCTTCGTCAAGAAGAGTGGTTTGGAGATCATGTCTACCGGGTATATGGTCATCGACGGCGGTGCGCCTACCACGGTTTCTTACATCAGCAATGCTTCGCCCATTCCTTCCGATAAAAATGAGATTGCGGTTTGTACCGCCATGGCCGGTGAAATGCTGGGCATGAAACTCATTTTCATGGACGCGGGCAGTGGTGCACGCAAACCCATCTCCGAAGAAATGATCGCGGCTGTTTCCGCTTCTATCGAGGCGCCTTTGCTGGTGGGCGGCGGCATTACCACACCCGAAAAAGCCTGGCGCAATTGCAGGGCCGGAGCGGATGTGGTGATTGTAGGCAACGCCATTGAAAAAGACATTACGCTGATTAAAGAAATGAGCGCTGCCGTGAAAGAAGCGGCGGTTTCTATCTAAATTGCGCGGTGCCGCAGGCACCGAAGCAATCTCCCATCGACTCGCACAAAAATTCCCGCAACGACGCCACGGCGCTACGTTAAACACGCTCATTTATATAAATCAGATTGTGCTTGTGATGTTGTGCGCAAACATGGCACACTTCTACTGCAGAATTATACTAAGAGGCTGCCCACGTTGCGCCGTGGCGTCGTGGCGAGAAAATAATTCTTAACTCCACTTTCAGAAATACACGAAAAAGATACGGCCGCGAGAAAATTCCCGCAACCGTTTGCTCCAATTTCTCTTCCTTCTTCTCCCTAACTTCCGGTAAAGTTTTTAACATGTCCCATCCCACAGCCCGCCGGAACTTTATTTCGGCCATCGGAAAAATCGGTCTCGCAAATGCCCTCGCGCAATTTGTTCCCTCCGGAGAAAATGAAACACTGAACGAGGTGTTCTCTGCCGATCCCGAAGCGGGTCACGTATTTCTCGCAAATCCATACCTCCAGGCCCCGCAACCCGATAGCATGACCATCATGTGGATCACCAACGAACTTTGCCACAGTTGGGTGGAATACGGGGAAGCGGGTCAATTGAACCAGAAAGCACAGGAAGGCTGTAATGGCCTGGTAAATGCGTGGAACCGGGTAAACAAAATAGTATTGAAAGGGCTGAAACCTGGAACGAAATATGGCTACAAAGTACACAGCAAACAGATCAAAGAATTTCAGCCTTACAAAGTAACCTATGGCGAAACCATAACGTCTGAACTGAAATACTTCACCACACCTGCCATCAACGCGGATACCGCAAGCTGGCTCGTACTGAACGATATCCACGACAGGCCCGGTTCTTTCCAGGAGCTCCTTCAACTCAACGGAACCGCTCCCTACGACTATGTTTTCCTGAACGGAGA
The Parasegetibacter sp. NRK P23 DNA segment above includes these coding regions:
- a CDS encoding YcxB family protein; its protein translation is MTIQFGYDKKQVIQALRYHFLNRPELKILVIIINLFALTSAVFFYLKYIQTISFLIFSLLWFALMLVIWRILPGSIYKKSHTFKDHFSMSFRDEHIVLRTQMGERSWNWKQISYYMESPYFFHLYFDAKSFFLVPKDAMQGDPSTIEVRKFISERVRKG
- a CDS encoding GNAT family N-acetyltransferase, producing MALKLIEHGSPEYKQMVDLRYQVLRQPLGLSFDDVQLAAEKEDILIGAFDEEDLLACCVLTKEDSDTVRLRQMAVQNNLQGKGIGATLMNFAENIARDRGFTRLTMHARKTAVGFYEKLGYNVCSDEFLEVTIPHYVMEKSLLQF
- a CDS encoding TolC family protein yields the protein MKQYLLRSILLTTLGFLATGISAQNLLTPEDAIAAALEKNYDIKLVRNDSASFAVDYQYSYAGFLPRINGTASKTWNVNRQKQELSNGTKRDTSGIQSNNLSASIGMNWTLFDGLKMFATRERLKQFQALGELTVKNQVVNTVADVLVNYYNIVRQKQQLRAIEEQMSINEERVKIADQKIFSGLGSKPELLQAKVDLNAQKASRLEQLTLIGQLRDQLNQLIGLNVGEVYEVLDSIPINSGLSLGEITQNLDQTNPALLLTKKNIDIAGLVLKERRAELWPTLSLNTSYNLSRNVNKAVINTFTPLFNQNLGFNYGFGLSVPILNGFNTRRLIKQAELDIAYQETFYDNQRSLINVAISNAFKDYVLQKDLLALEEENIQLAKENVVIALARFKQGLFTNLELREAQISLEQGYNRLIAARYNTKLAETELLRQKGELIITR
- the rnc gene encoding ribonuclease III, producing the protein MELFDRLFRKSTGETGFKAQLKNVIGFTPGKLSLYKTALTHRSVRDNADQNNERLEYLGDAILSAIIADYLFKKYPYKEEGFLTEMRSKMVNRQQLNEIAVKMGLKKITAFNKLDNSLKISQIFGNTLEAVVGAVYLDKGYNKTRIWVLERIIIPHFFMDDLETLEINHKNKLYGWANKNGHNLEFETLSEKFENGRRLFTIGAVVDGKLLAEGKAYNKKDASQIAAQIAVEKLGLSKPEEE
- a CDS encoding geranylgeranylglyceryl/heptaprenylglyceryl phosphate synthase gives rise to the protein MKPQIYQSLTEKKQRALKSFGVLIDPDKVDMPAIDQLTRLANEAGVDYLLVGGSLVVSQHLDECILQIRQQSDIPVILFPGSPSQISKHADALLYLSLISGRNPELLIGQHVISAPFVKKSGLEIMSTGYMVIDGGAPTTVSYISNASPIPSDKNEIAVCTAMAGEMLGMKLIFMDAGSGARKPISEEMIAAVSASIEAPLLVGGGITTPEKAWRNCRAGADVVIVGNAIEKDITLIKEMSAAVKEAAVSI
- a CDS encoding efflux RND transporter periplasmic adaptor subunit is translated as MSIGKILRIVLILAILGVITWLVVEKVSRTEKAAEKNAPAKSSGAFLADGFVVATSSINNSVDAAGTLASNEMIELKSEITGRVTGIFFKEGAQVKKGDLLVKLYDEDIRAQIKKLEYQKSLAEKTLERQKELLKISGISQQEVDISANQVDIYNADVLYQKALLQRTELRAPFSGIIGIRNISEGAIIAPTTVIATLLQNNPLKIDFTIPEKYRPVINTKDYIEFTVAGDTNRYRGNIYVIDPQIDLTTRTVKIRALASNPSGKLSPGTFASIKLVLRNTPDALMIPSQAVIPGSRDKKVIVSENGQTRFVTVETGLRTEQEVQITSGLQPGDTILISGMMQAKPGMPVKFTNLKKPA
- a CDS encoding DUF2490 domain-containing protein; the protein is MKKTLVCTLILMAFSFYVAAQTQSAGWLATFNTIKTGKKTSIHYDMQFRSSGQWKQMQTMLFRPGLNYHFRKNMTATVGYALIENRRNITGVSGYAPEHRIWEQFIVTHPVVSAAVQHRFRLEQRFIGQPVVDGSGLKTDDYNTANRLRYFFRSVIPLQQTKTFEKGWFAAVQNEFFGNIGEKSNVNGKFFDQNRLYLAGGYRISKKIDIEAGYLNQYVNGRGSNFTNTHVAQLALYTRL
- a CDS encoding efflux RND transporter permease subunit, which produces MSLPSLSLKRPVFAIVMNIIIVLFGVVGFTFLGVRDFPAIDPPIVNVRTSYPGANSDIIETQITEPLEKSINGIAGIKNISSSSSQGSSNITVEFDLGIDLEAAANDVRDKVSQAQRSLPPDIDAPPVVSKEDANSDAILAMTVQSNVRNQLEITEYASNVLVEKLQTIPGVSSIRIWGEKRYAMRLWMDPVKLSAYSLTPSDVQAALQQQNVELPGGKIAGNATELTVRTFGRLNTEDDFNNLILKNENGSTIRFRDIGQAILGPENEETILKESGVPMVALALTPQPGSNYVAITDEFYKRYDQLKKDLPEDIITNVAFDNTRFIRKSILEVEETLIIALVLVILIIYLFFRDWLMAFRPLVDIPVSLIAAFFIMYLCGFTINILTLLAIVLATGLVVDDGIVVTENIYKKIEAGMPRMRAAKEGSEEIFFAVIATSITLAFVFLPIVFLEGFVGSLFREFAIVVAGAVLVSAFVSLTLTPVLNVKLGKKTHTHSWFYRKTEPFFTGMETGYQRSLEKFMKIRWTAMLIILGCVALIFFAFRSLQSELAPLEDRSQFRLSFSAPEGTAYDYMAAYMDEVVDFIIDSVPEKKALITVTSPGFSGAGAVNSGFANIVLNEPNERTRSQKDIVNMVNRNMKNFPQGKVFATEQQTIQVGRRGGLPVSFVLQHINFDSLSAVLPRFLDEAGQNPVFANVDVDLKFNKPELRIEINRAKASELGVSVDDISQTLQLALSNLRYGYFVRNGKQYQVMGQVFRANRDKPADLQNIYVRNSRGEAIQLDNLVTIEEKTSPPVIYHFNRYKSATVSASLAPGKTIGDGVDAMYGIVDKLKKEGVMDDSFNTALSGSSRDFAESGSNTSFALLLALALIYLVLAAQFESWIDPLTIMLTVPLAFAGALFSLWIFDQTWNIFSQIGVIMLIGLVTKNGILIVEFANQKRDEGLSKSEAAIVASSMRLRPILMTSLAMALGALPIALSLGAASTSRIPLGIVIVGGIMFSLVLTLYVIPAMYSYLSRRKKSKDADELVDEEASISVAQV
- the fabF gene encoding beta-ketoacyl-ACP synthase II, whose protein sequence is MELKRVVVTGIGALTPLGNSVSESWNGLINGVPGADFITLFDSSKFKTRFACELKNFEATNYLDKKEARKLDRFTQTALVASDEAVADAGISKESVNPDRVGVIYGSGIGGLITFQEEVTNFAKGDGTPRFNPFFIPKMILDIAAGHISMRHGFRGPNFSVVSACASSTNAILDAFNYIRLGKADIIISGGSESVISEAGVGGFNAMKALSERNDDPKTASRPFDKERDGFVMGEGAGVLILEELEHALKRGAKIYCEIAGGGATADAHHLTAPHPEGLGAKNVMFAALADAGMKPEDIDYINVHGTSTPLGDIAETKAIKHVFGEHAYNLNISSTKSMTGHLLGAAGAIEAIASILSVQNDIVPPTINHFTDDPELDQQLNFTFWKAQQRTVRAALSNTFGFGGHNASLIVKKFVA
- a CDS encoding acyl carrier protein, with the translated sequence MSDIATRVKKIIVDKLGVDEAEVTNEASFTNDLGADSLDTVELIMEFEKEFNISIPDEQAETITTVGQAVAYLEEHAK